The following proteins are co-located in the Candidatus Competibacteraceae bacterium genome:
- a CDS encoding pyridoxal-dependent decarboxylase produces MYRDAAETGDLQALLAQVGAALDKFLRFEHADPVRTSHEWRPRLDTALPLRGIGIEQVTDELVTYLIPNGSPVAKPGFTSFITTGGTTASTLASTAASIAAPQRYLLTSFNFLEDLSLSWLASMCSIGHLQGVYSSGGSVANLLALGAARQHAFEKAGHDPAAAGVYGRVSVYATRETHHTIQRSAGVLGIGRRAVRPIACDAGGRMEVADLRRAITEDRQAGIIPMAIVANAGTTNTGAIDPLLAISEVAKEHEIWLHIDGAYGLPGILDERKTPLYRGLEQADSVIVDPHKWLGAAVGVAATFVRDRELLHRAFTQEPADYLEGAVHQETPSPTAEHSLDDFGIPYYDYGIELSAPSRGVVVWALLREIGVEGMRARIVRHNDLALRVADAAREHPNLELLLEPTLSICCFRYVSPDVPNLNRLNQNLHRRLVRENRSLPSTTQVSGKLALRPCFLGARTEVTHADELLADVLRIGSELVSELATP; encoded by the coding sequence ATGTACAGAGACGCGGCCGAAACTGGTGACCTACAAGCACTGCTCGCGCAAGTCGGCGCCGCGCTGGACAAATTCCTCCGTTTCGAGCATGCCGATCCGGTTCGAACGAGTCATGAATGGCGTCCTCGCCTCGACACCGCCCTACCGCTTCGAGGCATCGGAATCGAGCAGGTCACGGATGAACTCGTCACCTACCTGATTCCGAATGGCTCGCCAGTGGCGAAGCCGGGGTTCACCTCGTTCATCACAACGGGCGGGACGACTGCGTCTACCTTGGCATCGACGGCCGCAAGCATCGCGGCGCCTCAGCGCTACCTCTTGACCTCATTCAACTTCCTGGAGGATCTCTCCCTGAGCTGGCTGGCCTCGATGTGTTCCATCGGGCATCTGCAAGGCGTATACAGCTCAGGGGGCTCGGTCGCGAATCTGCTTGCCCTGGGGGCGGCACGCCAACACGCGTTCGAAAAGGCAGGCCATGATCCGGCGGCAGCCGGCGTATACGGCCGCGTAAGCGTGTATGCGACGCGCGAAACGCATCACACGATTCAGCGCTCCGCTGGCGTGCTCGGTATCGGTCGGCGCGCGGTACGCCCGATTGCATGTGACGCGGGCGGCCGAATGGAGGTCGCCGACCTGCGTCGCGCGATCACCGAAGATCGACAAGCGGGAATTATCCCCATGGCGATCGTCGCGAACGCGGGGACCACCAACACCGGCGCGATCGACCCACTGCTTGCCATCTCCGAAGTGGCGAAAGAGCACGAAATCTGGCTGCATATTGACGGCGCGTATGGACTGCCCGGCATCCTCGATGAGCGGAAGACCCCTCTCTACCGTGGCTTGGAACAGGCCGACTCGGTCATCGTTGACCCCCATAAATGGCTGGGCGCGGCCGTAGGGGTAGCGGCCACCTTCGTCCGCGACCGGGAGCTACTGCACCGGGCCTTCACTCAAGAGCCGGCGGACTATCTTGAGGGCGCGGTTCACCAAGAGACGCCATCGCCGACCGCCGAGCACTCGTTGGACGACTTCGGCATCCCCTACTACGATTACGGGATCGAACTGAGCGCTCCGAGTCGCGGTGTCGTGGTCTGGGCGCTGCTTCGAGAAATTGGCGTGGAAGGAATGCGAGCAAGGATCGTGCGCCACAATGACTTGGCGCTTCGCGTTGCCGATGCCGCCCGCGAACACCCAAACCTCGAACTGTTGCTGGAGCCCACCCTCTCGATCTGCTGTTTCCGATATGTATCGCCCGACGTCCCGAATCTGAACCGTCTCAACCAAAACCTGCATCGTCGGCTTGTTCGCGAAAATCGAAGCTTGCCGAGCACGACCCAGGTGAGCGGTAAACTGGCGCTACGCCCATGCTTCTTGGGAGCGCGAACTGAAGTGACGCACGCGGATGAACTACTCGCCGACGTTCTTCGGATCGGGTCTGAACTCGTCAGCGAACTCGCAACGCCCTGA
- a CDS encoding 3-oxoacyl-ACP reductase FabG: protein MNHTLKNKRALVTGGSRGIGAAIVKRLASEGADVAFTYSSSPDKANDTAAAARSLGIKVIAIQADSADASAIVAAVERTVSELGGIDILVNSAGVLAMGPIDNFALADFDRTMAVNVRAVFVATQVAVKHMKEGGRIINIGSCNAERMPFQGGSVYAMSKSALQGLVQGLARDLGTRGITINNVQPGPIDTEMNPDKTEFAEMLKKQFMALPRYGTVEEVAAMVAYLAGPEAGYVTGASLTIDGGFNA, encoded by the coding sequence ATGAATCACACACTTAAAAATAAACGCGCACTTGTCACAGGAGGTAGCCGAGGCATTGGCGCTGCCATCGTTAAACGTCTGGCCAGCGAAGGCGCTGACGTCGCATTCACCTATAGCAGTTCGCCCGACAAGGCCAACGATACCGCCGCAGCAGCGCGATCGCTCGGGATCAAGGTGATCGCCATTCAGGCCGATAGTGCCGATGCCAGCGCAATCGTCGCTGCGGTCGAGCGCACCGTGAGTGAATTGGGCGGCATCGACATTTTGGTCAACAGCGCTGGCGTCCTGGCAATGGGTCCTATCGACAACTTCGCGCTTGCAGACTTCGACCGGACGATGGCTGTTAATGTGCGGGCGGTGTTTGTGGCGACCCAGGTGGCGGTCAAGCATATGAAGGAAGGAGGACGCATCATCAACATCGGCAGTTGCAACGCCGAAAGGATGCCCTTTCAGGGCGGAAGTGTTTACGCGATGAGCAAGTCCGCTCTCCAAGGGCTAGTTCAGGGCTTGGCGCGCGATCTCGGCACGCGCGGAATCACCATTAACAATGTTCAGCCTGGCCCGATTGACACGGAGATGAACCCCGACAAGACCGAGTTTGCCGAGATGCTCAAAAAGCAATTCATGGCGCTGCCGCGCTATGGCACGGTCGAGGAGGTCGCGGCGATGGTCGCTTACCTTGCCGGCCCGGAAGCCGGTTACGTCACAGGCGCAAGCCTGACCATTGACGGAGGATTCAACGCCTAG
- a CDS encoding HNH endonuclease, protein MVVDPKHFTECHEFSVYGTEAGFKVAKSKSRKGSLSSKVRFQVFSRDGYRCIYCGATGAETALHIDHKVSVADGGTDEMANLATACERCNLGKGARSVTDD, encoded by the coding sequence ATGGTCGTTGATCCAAAGCACTTCACGGAGTGTCACGAGTTCAGTGTCTACGGCACAGAAGCAGGCTTCAAGGTTGCGAAGTCAAAGTCGCGAAAGGGTTCACTGTCGTCAAAGGTTCGCTTTCAAGTTTTCAGTCGCGACGGGTATCGCTGCATATACTGCGGCGCCACGGGTGCTGAAACTGCACTTCACATTGATCACAAGGTATCCGTCGCTGACGGTGGTACCGACGAAATGGCCAACCTAGCAACTGCGTGCGAACGCTGCAACTTAGGCAAAGGAGCGCGCAGTGTCACTGACGACTAA
- a CDS encoding ABC transporter substrate-binding protein, whose translation MPRKALFVAVFAAMFVLVVALLLWRFGTPLAGLPSRQVSLEAEPIRIAVANAFSGPNAPSGIAMLRGTQLLADKINAEGGIHGHPLVLQPFDDRRSAEQAEKVAEQIGASEDIVAVIGHGSSTASRAAGPLYRLYKVPAVTPTSTNPNVTLFNPWYFRVIFNDGLQASILAHYIKSVLNYSSVAVVHLEDTYATTLNRTFTLTADAIGLRIRHQIALPSQPEPEAIEETAALLAADGKTQAILLILRPPQARPLVQALRKRGVKTQLLGTDSLALAGFTADQDEEPPTADLDPPPHFTDGMYIAAPFIPDTATAAARQFIDDYAAIYREAPIWSAIYAYDSALVIAEALQRLPAIHLSDVPDLRNAVREQLTAMNTPARAATGLMGPLYFDAEGDAIRPIYIARAKDGHITPATRQLRLVTNPELISTLRAQGEKVIDLGDNLLQVVQVVYTGIHLNKLQAIDEKVRTFQADFDLWFRYSGELDTENIVFPDAVTPIRLAKPTIVRDLLGEQYRAFRVRGTFRYTTTHRNLIDGNEDFMIQFYDAHLDHSRLVFVTDSQNMGLSEGHSGWGRILRAEQVLAADSGWVIRDATVYQEIHNRSTLGDPLFPMIALPYSYFYANIQGHQGEVSLQRQLARFLPDRFSWPWFILFGALFLSTWTPWLQHRYPVPMALMRLVTSACLLYLLEDLFNTLYAERLELYQLELMLLLFKSLWWLLPALFVVALLPPLIWRPIERRTRYPVPNVARTFVNLVVFGIAGVCILAFVFERPLTTILAASGLLTLILGIALQNLILDAFSGLVLNLEQPFALSQWISIATRWHGRQFGRVEELNWRTTRLWTRDNNLVVIPNSIMSNAAITNYSRPTYPSRMEIPVVLEFSVPVERAQQVLEESARQAVMTGAVLGDQPIRIVVDTLESYGVRYKIQVHHHPEIVSPEVVKTAVNRAVMTRLQAEGLKVALPLEALGIRRRAD comes from the coding sequence TTGCCGCGCAAGGCGCTGTTCGTCGCCGTGTTTGCGGCGATGTTCGTACTGGTCGTGGCGCTACTGTTGTGGCGGTTCGGCACCCCGTTGGCCGGCCTGCCTTCGCGCCAAGTGTCCCTGGAAGCGGAACCGATCAGGATCGCCGTCGCCAACGCCTTCAGCGGACCCAACGCGCCATCCGGCATCGCCATGCTGCGCGGCACCCAACTGCTCGCCGACAAAATCAACGCTGAAGGCGGTATCCACGGCCATCCCCTCGTTCTCCAGCCTTTCGACGATCGGCGCAGCGCCGAACAAGCCGAGAAAGTCGCGGAACAGATCGGCGCCAGCGAGGATATCGTCGCCGTGATCGGTCACGGCTCCAGCACCGCTTCCCGCGCCGCCGGCCCTCTATACCGGCTGTACAAGGTGCCCGCCGTCACGCCGACCTCGACCAACCCCAATGTGACCCTGTTCAACCCCTGGTATTTCCGGGTCATTTTCAACGATGGCTTGCAGGCGAGTATCCTCGCCCACTACATCAAATCGGTGCTGAATTATTCCTCCGTGGCCGTGGTTCATCTGGAGGATACCTACGCCACCACCTTGAACCGGACCTTCACCCTGACGGCGGACGCGATCGGACTGCGCATCCGCCATCAGATTGCGCTGCCCAGTCAGCCCGAACCGGAAGCCATCGAGGAGACGGCGGCGCTGCTGGCGGCGGACGGCAAAACCCAGGCAATCCTGCTGATCCTGCGCCCGCCGCAAGCCAGGCCCCTGGTACAGGCTCTGCGCAAGCGCGGCGTGAAAACCCAGTTACTCGGCACCGACTCGCTGGCGCTGGCCGGCTTTACCGCCGATCAGGATGAAGAGCCGCCGACCGCCGACCTGGACCCTCCCCCGCATTTCACCGACGGCATGTACATCGCCGCGCCGTTCATCCCGGACACGGCAACGGCGGCGGCCCGGCAGTTTATCGACGATTACGCGGCGATTTATCGGGAAGCTCCCATCTGGAGCGCCATTTACGCCTACGACAGCGCGCTGGTGATCGCCGAAGCCCTGCAACGATTGCCCGCCATCCATTTGAGCGATGTGCCCGACCTGCGCAACGCCGTGCGCGAGCAACTCACGGCCATGAATACGCCGGCGCGCGCCGCGACGGGTCTGATGGGGCCGCTGTATTTCGATGCGGAGGGCGATGCGATCCGGCCCATTTACATCGCTCGCGCCAAAGACGGGCACATCACCCCCGCCACCCGGCAGTTGCGACTGGTCACGAACCCGGAATTGATCAGTACCTTGCGGGCACAGGGTGAGAAAGTCATCGATCTGGGCGACAACCTGTTGCAGGTCGTCCAGGTGGTTTACACCGGTATCCATCTGAACAAGCTGCAAGCCATCGACGAAAAGGTGCGCACCTTTCAAGCCGACTTCGATTTATGGTTCCGCTACAGCGGCGAGCTGGATACCGAAAACATCGTGTTTCCGGACGCCGTTACCCCGATCCGGCTGGCAAAGCCCACCATTGTCCGGGACTTGCTGGGGGAACAGTATCGCGCGTTCCGGGTGCGGGGAACCTTCCGCTACACCACCACGCACCGCAATCTGATCGACGGCAACGAAGACTTCATGATCCAGTTCTACGACGCCCACCTCGACCACAGTCGGCTGGTGTTCGTCACCGACAGCCAGAACATGGGGTTGAGCGAGGGACACAGCGGTTGGGGTCGAATCCTGCGGGCGGAACAGGTGTTGGCGGCGGATTCCGGCTGGGTGATCAGGGATGCTACCGTGTATCAGGAAATCCATAACCGCAGCACGCTCGGCGATCCCCTGTTTCCGATGATCGCGCTGCCGTATTCCTATTTCTACGCCAACATCCAGGGCCACCAGGGCGAGGTTTCCCTCCAGCGCCAGCTCGCCCGCTTTTTACCGGATCGCTTCAGTTGGCCATGGTTCATCCTCTTTGGCGCGCTGTTTCTGAGCACATGGACACCTTGGTTGCAACATCGTTATCCGGTGCCAATGGCCTTGATGCGGCTGGTGACCAGCGCCTGCCTGCTGTATTTGCTGGAAGACCTGTTCAATACGCTGTATGCCGAGCGTCTGGAACTCTACCAGCTCGAATTGATGTTGCTGCTCTTCAAAAGCCTGTGGTGGCTGCTGCCGGCGCTGTTTGTAGTGGCCCTGCTGCCGCCGCTGATCTGGCGTCCCATCGAGCGGCGGACCCGTTATCCGGTGCCGAACGTCGCCCGAACCTTCGTTAATCTGGTGGTGTTCGGCATTGCCGGCGTGTGCATTCTGGCGTTCGTGTTTGAGCGGCCCTTGACCACGATTTTGGCGGCTTCCGGGTTATTGACGTTAATTCTGGGTATCGCCCTGCAGAACCTGATCCTCGATGCCTTCAGCGGCCTGGTATTGAATCTGGAACAACCCTTTGCCCTGTCGCAATGGATCAGCATCGCCACCCGCTGGCACGGCCGCCAGTTCGGCCGGGTCGAGGAACTGAACTGGCGCACGACCCGTCTCTGGACGCGGGACAATAATCTGGTGGTCATCCCCAACAGCATCATGAGCAATGCGGCGATCACCAATTATTCCCGTCCCACTTATCCCAGCCGAATGGAAATTCCGGTCGTGCTGGAGTTTTCCGTACCGGTCGAACGCGCCCAGCAAGTGTTGGAGGAAAGCGCCCGTCAAGCCGTGATGACCGGGGCGGTGCTGGGAGATCAGCCGATCCGGATCGTGGTCGATACGCTGGAGAGTTACGGGGTTCGCTACAAGATTCAGGTGCATCACCACCCGGAGATCGTTTCGCCGGAAGTAGTTAAGACTGCCGTGAATCGGGCGGTGATGACGCGCCTCCAAGCGGAGGGGTTGAAGGTGGCCCTGCCGCTGGAAGCTCTGGGAATACGACGGAGAGCGGATTGA
- a CDS encoding DUF2934 domain-containing protein has product MENDLEQEIHNLAYHIWQSAGNEVGRALDFWLMAERMVIELAADSARLANTTATSAWEATSTWPAALRNLYFYRVRDLARQMWLASNERQERSLDYWLAAEKHLRLLMNSTMRAAGASIGKEEALAKTFEAFSPVDYLDQIRKTAYQLWEAAGRQYGSTLDFWLAAEEKTLESAGANATTATAKSAESVNPPPPPNPAPKSRRRSPKQK; this is encoded by the coding sequence ATGGAAAACGATCTAGAACAAGAAATTCACAATCTTGCCTATCATATCTGGCAATCGGCCGGCAACGAGGTCGGCCGTGCTCTCGATTTCTGGTTGATGGCGGAGCGGATGGTCATCGAGCTGGCGGCCGACTCGGCCCGGCTGGCGAATACCACCGCGACCTCGGCCTGGGAAGCAACGAGCACTTGGCCCGCGGCCTTGCGCAACCTTTATTTCTACCGCGTCCGCGATCTCGCTCGCCAAATGTGGCTGGCCAGCAACGAGCGGCAGGAGCGTTCGCTGGATTACTGGCTCGCCGCCGAGAAACACCTGCGACTCCTCATGAATTCCACGATGCGCGCCGCTGGCGCCAGCATCGGCAAGGAGGAAGCCCTGGCCAAGACCTTCGAAGCATTTTCGCCCGTGGATTATCTGGATCAAATCCGCAAGACAGCCTACCAGCTTTGGGAAGCGGCGGGACGCCAGTACGGTTCGACGCTCGACTTCTGGCTGGCGGCGGAAGAAAAGACCCTGGAGTCGGCGGGTGCAAACGCAACGACCGCCACCGCCAAAAGCGCCGAAAGCGTCAATCCACCCCCGCCACCCAACCCGGCTCCCAAATCGCGACGGCGTTCGCCCAAACAGAAATAG
- a CDS encoding META domain-containing protein, whose amino-acid sequence MRSRVSVVFMLVLFPWLALSMACSSAPGHGTADDTRPADSAMGNAGLAGTSWRLVRMLAMDDRSYTPDERSKYTLAFAADGRVELRADCNRGQGSWSEPAPGQLRFGRLVTTRVMCPPKSWSDRFIRGLGDVHSYRFRGGRLYLSLMADGGLYEFEPMPS is encoded by the coding sequence ATGAGAAGTCGAGTTTCAGTGGTTTTCATGCTGGTGCTTTTTCCTTGGTTGGCGCTGTCCATGGCGTGTTCGAGCGCGCCCGGGCACGGGACGGCGGACGACACTCGGCCGGCGGACTCCGCAATGGGCAATGCTGGTTTGGCCGGCACTTCGTGGCGTCTGGTCAGGATGCTGGCGATGGATGATCGGAGCTATACGCCGGACGAACGCTCGAAATACACCCTCGCTTTCGCGGCGGACGGGCGGGTCGAGCTGCGGGCGGACTGCAATCGCGGCCAGGGTAGCTGGTCCGAGCCGGCGCCGGGCCAACTGCGCTTCGGCCGGTTGGTGACCACGCGGGTGATGTGCCCGCCGAAGTCCTGGTCCGATCGCTTCATCCGCGGCCTGGGCGACGTCCACTCCTATCGGTTCCGGGGCGGGCGGCTCTATCTGTCGTTGATGGCGGACGGCGGCCTCTATGAGTTCGAGCCGATGCCGAGCTAA
- the nth gene encoding endonuclease III, translated as MDAAQVRLLFSRLQAACPKPTTELRYLSPFELLVAVILSAQSTDKKVNEATARLFPLANTPRALLDLGEAELKAHIKTIGLYNGKAANILKTCALLLERHGGEVPRDRAALEALPGVGRKTANVILNTAFGEPTIAVDTHIFRVANRTGLAPGKTVRAVEEGLLAATPEEFRHDAHHWLILHGRYVCTARKPRCWACPIRDLCAYPDKSEVN; from the coding sequence GTGGACGCCGCACAAGTTCGTCTGCTCTTTAGCCGCCTGCAAGCCGCCTGTCCCAAGCCGACCACCGAACTACGTTATCTCAGCCCGTTCGAATTGCTGGTGGCGGTGATTCTGTCGGCGCAATCGACCGATAAGAAGGTCAACGAAGCCACCGCCCGGCTGTTTCCGCTTGCCAATACCCCACGGGCGTTGCTGGATTTGGGCGAGGCGGAATTGAAGGCGCACATCAAGACCATCGGTCTGTACAACGGCAAAGCCGCCAACATTCTCAAGACCTGCGCGTTATTGCTGGAACGGCATGGCGGCGAGGTGCCGCGTGATCGGGCGGCGCTGGAGGCGTTGCCGGGCGTTGGCCGCAAGACCGCCAACGTCATCCTCAACACCGCCTTCGGCGAACCGACCATCGCGGTCGATACTCATATCTTTCGGGTTGCCAACCGCACCGGACTGGCGCCGGGCAAAACCGTGCGGGCCGTGGAAGAAGGCTTGCTGGCCGCGACGCCGGAAGAGTTCAGGCACGACGCCCATCACTGGCTGATCCTGCACGGCCGCTATGTCTGCACCGCCCGCAAGCCGCGGTGTTGGGCCTGCCCGATCCGCGATCTTTGTGCCTATCCCGACAAGAGCGAGGTGAATTGA
- a CDS encoding DUF1841 family protein: MFGSDRDGLRRYYRTVWEKAGSDQPLEPLERLIAEVIREHSEYQPILTGGESTLSRDYTPEMGQTNPFLHMGMHLAIREQLGGDRPAGILAVYQRLCRRLGDSHAAEHLMMECLGETLWEAQRGGGEPDERVYLERLRQLARKVR, translated from the coding sequence ATGTTCGGCAGCGACCGCGACGGTCTGCGTCGCTACTACCGCACGGTGTGGGAAAAAGCCGGCTCCGATCAGCCGCTGGAACCGCTGGAACGCCTTATCGCCGAGGTGATCCGCGAGCATTCCGAATATCAACCGATCTTGACCGGGGGCGAGAGCACCCTGTCGCGCGACTATACCCCGGAGATGGGGCAAACCAACCCGTTCCTGCACATGGGCATGCACCTCGCGATTCGGGAGCAGTTGGGCGGCGACCGCCCGGCCGGCATTCTCGCGGTTTACCAGCGGCTGTGCCGGCGGCTGGGGGACAGCCACGCCGCCGAGCATCTGATGATGGAATGTCTGGGCGAAACGTTGTGGGAGGCGCAGCGTGGCGGCGGCGAACCGGACGAACGGGTTTATCTGGAACGGCTGCGGCAACTGGCGCGGAAGGTCCGATGA
- a CDS encoding DUF2189 domain-containing protein, with translation MRLISFDQPWEWLAAGWKDLWRAPVASIPYGLLFVAMGYVLVYLVESSFQYALALTTGFLLAGPFLAMGLYDISRRLETGQPATLGRALTAWRRNVLPISLFGILIGILMIVWARLSTLLFALIIAGQHTTLDTSTAQMFFSGSGLTFLIVFTVVGAAIAAVVFTISVVSIPMMLDRKVDFITAVLTSITAVKANPAPMALWAGLIVIFTGIGLVTFYLGLAITLPLIGHASWHAYKDLVEDNDLEQQPL, from the coding sequence GTGCGCCTCATCTCGTTCGACCAGCCCTGGGAGTGGCTCGCCGCCGGATGGAAGGATCTGTGGCGGGCACCCGTCGCCAGCATCCCTTACGGCTTGCTGTTCGTGGCCATGGGCTATGTCCTGGTCTATCTGGTCGAATCGAGCTTCCAGTATGCACTGGCGCTGACCACGGGCTTCCTGCTGGCGGGTCCGTTTCTGGCCATGGGTTTGTACGACATCAGCCGTCGCCTGGAAACCGGCCAGCCGGCGACCTTGGGCCGCGCGCTGACGGCTTGGCGACGCAACGTGCTGCCGATCTCGCTGTTCGGCATCCTGATCGGCATCCTCATGATCGTTTGGGCGCGACTGTCGACGCTGCTGTTTGCCCTGATCATCGCGGGTCAACACACAACCCTCGACACCTCGACCGCGCAAATGTTTTTCTCGGGCAGCGGCCTGACCTTTCTGATCGTCTTCACCGTGGTGGGCGCGGCCATCGCCGCCGTCGTGTTCACGATCAGCGTGGTGTCGATTCCGATGATGCTGGATCGGAAAGTCGATTTCATCACCGCCGTGTTGACCAGCATTACCGCCGTGAAGGCCAATCCGGCGCCCATGGCATTGTGGGCGGGCTTGATCGTGATCTTCACCGGCATCGGGCTGGTCACCTTCTATCTCGGTCTGGCCATCACCTTGCCGCTGATCGGTCACGCCAGCTGGCACGCTTACAAGGATCTGGTCGAGGATAACGATCTCGAGCAACAACCTCTGTAA
- the glgA gene encoding glycogen synthase has product MRVLLTTNEYPPHVYGGAGVHVEYLSRELAKLTPVEVRSFHDQTVDEGQLHVRGIKMDTTHFAGCPQSFVSPLKALSTCLAFVGQGLGDDLEGCAEIIHCHTWYAHFSGILAKILYNIPMVITVHSLEPLRPWKRDQLGHGYDLSCWIEKTALEMADAVIAVSRSTRDDILRLFDVEPTRVVMIPNGIDTEEYQPVNEPETLAQLGIDPDRPFVLFVGRITRQKGLYYLLQAIPHLDPKLQVVLCAGDADTLSMQREIEEIVQELQAQRSGIVWIPKMLPRATTIALYSHATIFCCPSIYEPFGIINLEAMACGTPVVGSATGGIVEVVVEGETGLLVDPHLSPAPPHDPIAPAKFERGLADAINRLVNDPELLQRMGQAGRERVERHYSWRSIAQQTYDLYRRLRPQRS; this is encoded by the coding sequence ATGCGTGTCCTGCTGACCACCAACGAGTATCCCCCCCACGTTTACGGCGGCGCCGGCGTTCACGTCGAATATCTGTCGCGCGAGCTGGCCAAGCTGACCCCGGTCGAGGTGCGGAGTTTTCACGATCAAACGGTCGACGAGGGCCAGTTGCATGTGCGCGGCATCAAGATGGATACCACCCACTTTGCCGGTTGTCCGCAATCCTTCGTCTCGCCGCTCAAGGCCCTGAGCACCTGCCTGGCTTTTGTCGGCCAGGGACTCGGCGACGATCTGGAGGGCTGCGCCGAGATCATCCATTGCCATACCTGGTACGCTCACTTCAGCGGTATCCTCGCCAAGATCCTCTACAACATCCCGATGGTGATCACCGTCCATTCACTGGAGCCGCTGCGACCCTGGAAACGCGACCAACTCGGACACGGCTACGACCTCTCGTGCTGGATCGAAAAAACCGCGCTGGAAATGGCCGACGCCGTCATCGCCGTCTCGCGCAGCACTCGCGACGATATCCTGCGCCTGTTCGATGTCGAGCCGACCCGGGTGGTGATGATCCCCAACGGCATCGATACCGAGGAATACCAACCGGTCAACGAACCCGAAACCCTCGCCCAGCTCGGCATCGACCCCGATCGCCCCTTCGTGCTGTTCGTCGGCCGGATCACCCGGCAAAAAGGGCTGTACTACCTGCTGCAAGCCATCCCGCACCTCGACCCGAAACTGCAAGTGGTGCTATGCGCCGGCGATGCCGATACCCTAAGCATGCAGCGCGAGATCGAGGAGATCGTGCAGGAACTGCAAGCTCAGCGCTCCGGCATCGTCTGGATTCCCAAGATGCTGCCGCGCGCGACCACCATCGCGCTGTACTCACACGCCACCATTTTTTGCTGCCCCTCGATCTACGAGCCATTCGGCATCATCAATCTGGAAGCCATGGCCTGCGGCACGCCGGTGGTGGGCAGCGCGACCGGCGGGATCGTCGAAGTGGTGGTCGAGGGCGAAACCGGCCTGCTGGTGGACCCGCACCTGTCGCCCGCGCCGCCGCACGATCCCATCGCTCCCGCCAAGTTCGAACGCGGGCTGGCCGACGCCATCAACCGCCTCGTCAACGACCCGGAATTGCTGCAACGCATGGGTCAGGCGGGCCGCGAACGGGTCGAACGGCACTATAGCTGGCGCAGCATCGCCCAACAAACTTACGATCTTTACCGCCGGCTGCGGCCACAGCGGAGCTAG
- a CDS encoding 16S rRNA (uracil(1498)-N(3))-methyltransferase, protein MRVPRFYLPAPLVIGATMPLDERAFNHAVRVLRLKPGASLVLFDGEGGAFAATLGEIGKREAWARVAEALPDEAEPPLRIVLAQGISRGEKMDHTVQKAVELGVAVIQPLFAERGGVGLSGERLARKVQHWRGIVMGACEQCGRNRLPALREPLALAAWLASPMASGPRLLLDPLAEQGLHGLEPPTGTMTLLIGPEGGLSSAEIAQARTVGFTGVRLGPRVLRTETAGMAALAAVQALWGDWN, encoded by the coding sequence ATGCGTGTTCCCCGATTTTATCTGCCCGCGCCGCTGGTGATCGGCGCGACCATGCCGCTGGACGAGCGGGCGTTCAACCACGCCGTGCGAGTCTTGCGGCTCAAGCCCGGCGCGTCGTTGGTGCTGTTTGACGGCGAAGGCGGCGCGTTCGCGGCGACGCTGGGCGAAATCGGCAAACGGGAGGCATGGGCGCGGGTGGCGGAAGCGCTGCCCGATGAGGCGGAGCCTCCGCTGCGGATCGTGCTGGCGCAGGGCATTTCGCGCGGTGAGAAGATGGACCATACGGTGCAAAAGGCAGTGGAACTGGGGGTCGCCGTTATTCAACCGCTGTTTGCGGAACGGGGTGGCGTTGGCCTGTCCGGTGAGCGGCTGGCTCGCAAGGTTCAGCACTGGCGGGGCATCGTGATGGGCGCCTGCGAGCAATGCGGTCGCAACCGGTTGCCGGCATTGCGGGAGCCCTTGGCGCTGGCCGCCTGGTTGGCGTCGCCGATGGCGTCGGGTCCGCGCCTGCTGCTCGATCCACTGGCGGAACAGGGCTTACATGGTCTGGAGCCGCCCACGGGGACCATGACGTTGCTGATCGGTCCCGAGGGCGGCTTGAGTTCGGCGGAAATCGCCCAGGCGCGGACGGTGGGATTCACCGGTGTCCGCCTGGGACCGCGCGTCTTGCGGACCGAAACCGCCGGTATGGCGGCGCTGGCGGCGGTGCAAGCGCTGTGGGGCGATTGGAATTAG